Proteins encoded in a region of the Nonomuraea helvata genome:
- a CDS encoding AAC(3) family N-acetyltransferase, whose amino-acid sequence MINNARLSRDLAALGIGPGQVVLMHSSLSRLGHVESGAGTVVAVLRELLGGDGTLTVPTGTSANSDTSPHYRGATAGMSPDEIARYRSAMPAYDPRTTPSTSMGVIAECVRTLPGALRSAHPQTSFAAIGPRAAAITGGHARDCLLGERSPLARLYDAGALILLLGVGYDKCTAFHLAEYRYTSDPPRRGYRAVVDDGQGPRWCEFVDVDVDVSDFEALGADFDGTGAVRRGRVGAAEARLFPLIAAVDYAVDWFATHRRR is encoded by the coding sequence ATGATCAACAATGCCCGGTTATCACGCGACCTCGCCGCCTTGGGGATCGGACCCGGGCAGGTCGTGCTCATGCATTCCTCGCTCAGCCGCCTGGGCCACGTCGAGAGCGGCGCCGGCACAGTGGTCGCCGTGCTGCGCGAACTGCTCGGCGGCGACGGCACTCTCACCGTCCCGACCGGCACCTCGGCCAACTCCGACACCTCACCGCACTACCGCGGCGCCACCGCTGGGATGAGCCCGGACGAGATCGCCCGCTACCGCTCCGCGATGCCGGCCTACGATCCCCGTACCACTCCGTCCACGTCGATGGGCGTGATCGCCGAGTGCGTACGCACCTTGCCCGGCGCCCTCCGCAGCGCCCACCCGCAGACGTCCTTCGCCGCCATCGGACCACGGGCTGCGGCGATCACCGGCGGGCACGCCCGCGACTGCCTCCTCGGCGAGCGCTCGCCGCTCGCCCGGCTCTACGACGCCGGAGCTCTGATCCTGCTGCTCGGCGTCGGCTACGACAAGTGCACCGCGTTCCACCTGGCCGAATACCGCTACACCAGCGACCCGCCGCGGCGCGGCTACCGCGCCGTGGTCGACGACGGGCAGGGGCCCCGGTGGTGCGAGTTCGTGGACGTGGACGTGGACGTGAGCGACTTCGAGGCTCTGGGCGCGGACTTCGACGGGACCGGCGCGGTGCGGCGCGGACGGGTCGGCGCGGCCGAGGCCCGTCTGTTCCCGCTGATCGCCGCCGTGGACTACGCCGTCGACTGGTTCGCCACCCACCGCAGGCGCTAG
- a CDS encoding GNAT family N-acetyltransferase yields MVRWAETDELSGLVAVELAADGLFEQVGIVFPPGTTMIEEVDDPGAVLVEGAPPAGFAMIGWVDGNLHLEQLAVHPRSMRQGIGGRLMAAVIDHAGAAGAPAVTLTTYRDVPWNAPWYARHGFSVMPEEEWGPELRAVVEHERELGIEVAPRVVMRR; encoded by the coding sequence ATGGTGCGATGGGCGGAGACGGACGAGCTGTCCGGGCTGGTCGCTGTGGAGCTGGCGGCGGACGGGCTGTTCGAGCAGGTGGGCATCGTCTTCCCGCCCGGCACGACCATGATCGAAGAGGTGGACGATCCCGGAGCCGTCCTGGTGGAGGGCGCTCCTCCGGCCGGGTTCGCGATGATCGGATGGGTGGACGGCAATCTGCACCTGGAGCAGCTGGCCGTGCATCCGCGGAGCATGCGTCAGGGCATCGGCGGGCGGCTGATGGCGGCGGTCATCGACCACGCGGGTGCCGCCGGGGCGCCGGCCGTGACGCTGACGACGTACCGGGACGTGCCCTGGAACGCGCCGTGGTACGCGCGGCACGGTTTCTCGGTGATGCCCGAGGAGGAGTGGGGGCCGGAGCTGCGCGCGGTGGTGGAGCACGAGCGCGAGCTGGGGATCGAGGTCGCGCCCCGCGTGGTGATGCGCCGCTAG